CCATGACGATGGACTGGGTCGAGAACCGCTTCCTGTCGCGCGACCGCTGCTACATCCAGTGCGCGACCCACGGTGCGCTCTATCAGATCGACACGGGACTGTGCGTGGCGGGGCCGCCGGCGGGCGAGCGCCTGCGCGCGCTGGCGGTCGAGGTGGAAGGCGACGACATCGTCGTCACGGTACCGTAGGGCGCACCGCGGACAGGAGGTCCGTTGAACGATCCTGCCTGCGCTCGATCACGACAGCGGGCAGTTGAGCCGGAGCGAGATGCCGACGGCCGCCTTGAGCGTCGTCAGTGCATCGGCCGCCGTGATGGCACCGCTCAGGTTCACGTCGCAGACGAGGTCGGAGCAGTTCGCCGAGCCCACGGCCGACTTCAGCGTGGACAGCGCATCGACGCTGGTGATGGCGCTGTCGTTGTTGGCATCGCCGCAGCGCGCGATGTGGTTGGTCGAGTAGCCGAGATCCTTGAAGAGGTTGACGGTCAGGCGCAGGTCGCGGATGCCGCTGGTGGCGAACGGCTCCATCAGCTCGTCGGGCGCAAGCTTGGTGTCGAAGTGCGCGACGGAGGAGCCGGGCTCGTACTGCGCCGGCGCATAGATCTGGACGCGACCATCCGGCTTGCGACCCTGCGTCAGGTAGGCGCTGTTGCCTTTGACCGCCGTGCCCGCCCACGCCAGGTCGGGGCCGTTGAGAATGGCCGCCTTGCGCTGCTGGTCGCTCATGGCGACCAGGCTCTTCGGCACCACCGTCGGATCCTCGAGCCAGAACGTGTACGCGTCCGGAAGCGGGTTGCCGCCCGGTGGCGGGTCGAACAGCGAGCCGGTGCTGGGATCGATGAGGTCCAGGAAGCCGACGCCGTGCGCGATCTCGTGCAGCACGACGCTGAGAAAGTCGATGTTGCTGCCGTTGTTGCCGTCGAGGCCGTAGTAGAAGCCGCGCGTCCCCAGTACCGTCGGCCCGTCGACCGAGCTGTTGAACTGGGCGCTCATCTCGGGACGGTCTGGATCGAGGATGCTGTTGAGGTCGTCGTTGGCGAGCTGGTTGGCCAGCGCCGCGGCGTACCACGTGCCGGAACGTGTGGCGTTGAGGAAGTCGCGATGCACGGTGTCCGGTGATGCGCTTCCCAGCAGTGCGCTCGTCTGCGTGCCGCCGAGAGCATCGAACGTGGCGCTGACCACGATGGGAATGTTGCCGTTGAGGCGTGCGCCCCATGCGTCGGCGGCGTACTGGAAGACGTACATCCGCTGCTCGCCCAGAGTATCGCCGGGGTTTCCGCCTATGGGCGCGACGGGCGTGATGTCGTTGAACCCTTCGGCCGGCGAATCATCGTTGCGCACGATGAACTGCACGGCATCGGCCGGGAGCGCCGCCAGCAGCACCACGCCTGCGGCCGATAGGATTGCCATCGCACGCAGCGCGCGCGGCGCCGCGGCCCGAACCATGAAAAGGAGATGCCGGGTCATCGGCCGCTGAACATATCAGAGCCTTCGCAGCCGAGTCACCAGCTTTTCCGGCGACATCGGCAGCCGCGGCGAGATATTTTCAGCTTAGTTCTTCCTTAAAAAGCGTGACCACGCGCTGCCAGGCATCGGCGGCGGATCCGGCGTCATAGTCGGGACGCTCGTCGCAGAAGAAGCCATGACCCACATTCGGGTAGACGATGACTTCGTGCCGCACGCCGGCGCCGGCCAGCGCCTGCCGGATCTTGTCGACGTCGCTCAGGGGGATGTAGCCGTCGTTCTCGCCGAAGAAGCACAGGATCCTGCCGCGGATGTTCCTGGTGCGGTCCAGCGTCGCCGGCGTGCTGGCGATGCCGCCGCCGTAGAAGCTGGCCGCTGCCGCCAGCGGCACCTCCCCGGCAGCCAGATAGGTGAGATGGCCGCCGAAGCAGAAGCCCATCGCACCGATGCCCTTGCCGCCGACGTCGGCACGCGCGCCCAGAAAGTCGTAGGCGGCACGGATGTCGGCGACGAGCTCCTCGGGCCTGACCTTCTGCATCAGCTCGAGCCCTCTGCTCAGGCCTTCCTGGTCATAGTTGAGCTCGATGCCGGGCGCGGTGCGGTGAAACGGCTCCGGCGCAAGCACCACGTAGCCTTCGGCCGCGACGCGGTCGGTGACTGCGCGGATGTGATGATTCACGCCGAAGATCTCCTGAAACAGGATGACGCCTGGGTACTTGCCGCCATCGTCGGGGCGTGACAGGTACGCCGGCATCGAGGCGCCGGCAACGGGAACGGTGACGCGTTCGCTGCGGGTCTTCATCGGGGAACCTCCTGGCGCGGCGTCGGTAGCACGCGGAGCATCGCAATGGAACTGAAGCAGATCAGGTACGTCGTGGAGAACCGCGTCGGCGTCATCACGCTCAGCCGGCCCGACCGGATGAACGCGTTCACCAACCGCATGATGAACGAGATGCTGCACGTCCTCGACGAGGCCGCGCGCGACGACTCCGTGCGCGTGCTCGTCGTCACGGGTGAAGGGCGCGCGTTCTGCGCCGGCGCCGACCTCGGCGCCGGCGGCAAGACTTTCGACGCCGAAGCTGCGGGGGAAGAGGTCGGACTGACCGGCCATCGCGACGGCGGCGGGCGCGTTTCGCTTGCACTGTTCGCTTCGCGCAAGCCGGTGATCGCGGCCATCAACGGCGCTGCCGTCGGTGTCGGCATCACGATGACGCTGCCGATGGACATCCGCGTCGTCGCCGAGGATGCCAAGATCGGCTTCGTTTTCGCGCGGCGTGGCATCGTGCCGGAGGCGTGCTCGTCGTGGTTCCTGCCTCGCATCGTCGGAATCAACAAGGCGGTCGAGCTGTGCGTGACCGGACGCGTGTTCCGCGCCGCCGACGAGAAGGAATCCGGTCTGTTCAACTACGTCGTTCCCGCCGATCAGGTGCTGCCCAAGGCGATGGAGCTGGCGCGCGAGATCGCCGACAACACCAGCGCCGTCTCGGTCGCGCTGGCACGTGCGCTGCTGTGGCATGGGCTCGGGCAGCCCGATCCGCAGCATGCGCACCTCGTCGACTCCAAGGCGATCTTCGCGATGGGCCGCAGCCCCGACGCATACGAAGGCGTGCAGAGCTTCCTCGAAAAGCGCCAGCCCAACTTCACGATGAGCGCCTGGAGCGACATGCCCGAATTTTATCCGTGGTGGATCGAGCCGAAAGTGTGAGACTGGGGTCCGATCTCGCGTTGCAGCTTTTTTCTGTGCTGCGTCCAAATCCTCGAATGCAAGACCTGATCCCATGAAGCTCGGGAGCGTGCATATCTTCGAGTCGCCGCCGGGGATCGGCGACGGGCGCGCGATCGCCGAGCAGATGGAGCTGATCGTGCGCGCCGAAGAGCTCGGCTACGACTCCGCCTGGATCGCCGAACATCACTTCAGCGACTACGGGGTCTGCGGATCGCCGGCCGTCATCATGGCCGCGGCCGCCGCTCGCACGCACCGAATCCGCCTGGCCTCGGCCGTCAGCGTGCTGAGCCTTCATCACCCGGTGCGCCTGGCCGAAGAGTTCGCGCTGCTCGATCATCTGTCGGACGGGCGCGTCGAAATGGGCGTCGGGCGCGGGTACCAGCAGCACGAGTTCGCCGGCTACGGCGTGGATCCGGCAACCTCACGCGAGCGCTTTCACGAAAGCCTCGAGCTCATGAAACGGCTCTGGACCGAGCCGCAGGTCACGCACGATGGGCGCTACTGGAAAGTCGCCGGCGCCAGCCTGCGGCCGCGGCCGCTGCAGCGGCCGCATCCCCCGCTTTGGATGGCTTGTCTGTCACCGGCCAGCTTCGAGCCATGCGGTCGCGACGGCTATCACCTCTTGTGCGCGCCGGTGTTCGGCTTCGATCCCGCCGGCGGCGCCGCGCAAGTCGGCGATTGGCGTGCAGGCCTGCGAAAGAGCCGCATCGCGCCCGAGAGCCGGGAGGTAGGCGCGCTCGTCATCACGTATGTGGCCGACACGCGCGCCGCGGCCGAAGCCGATCTCAAAGATCACGTCCTGTGGTACTACCGCACGCTGGCAGCGCAGGTGGCCGCCGCCGGGGCGCCGTCGCAAGGCTACGAGACCTACGCGCAGGCCCGCGACTTCCTCGCCACCGTCGACTGGGACACCGCCCTTCGTCGCAACGCCGTCATCTGCGGCAACCCCGACGACGTTGCTGCGCAGATCGACCGTATCCGCCGCGCCTGCGGCATCACCACCTATCTGGCCTGGACGAGAATCGGCGGCCTGCCCGTCGACAAAGCCACGCGCAGCATGGAGCTGCTGTCCCAAGAAGTCCTACCCCAGCTCAACGGCTGAGTGCGAATCAGCGGCAGCAGATCGGGTGCTAGGCGCGGCCGTCGGCACGATCGGGCCGACATTCGGGAAACTCGGCAATCTCGCGCAGCCAGTCGTAGGAGTACATCCCCGTCGAATGCCCATCCGCCCACAGGAAGCGAATGGCATAGCGGCCGACGCCTTCGTGTCCGACGAGCATCGGATCATCGACTTCGATGAAGCGCGTCTGTCCGGAATGTCCCTGGCATTGCGCGCACGGGCACCAGCCGCGCAGTCCGCCGTAGGTGTACTCGGTCGTCGCGCCGTCGCTCCAGCGCACGCGCGCAATGCGAGCGGCGTCGTCGCGCGTGATCTCCACGGGCTCGGGGCCGTAGAGGTCGGCGCGCAGCTTCTCGAGGCTCTCTTCGACCGATCGCGCCAGCGACAGGAACGCCGTTGCCGCCGGATGCGAGGGCTCGGCGATGACGATGGGCCGTCCGGCGTCGCCGGTCTCGCAGACCCTGGCATCGATGGGCACTTCGGCGAGGACCGGCGCACCGACCGCTCGCCCGATCTCCTCCGACCTCTGCGTCCCGAACAGCTCGTCGCGCGTGCCGCATTTCGGGCAGGCGTAGCCCGACATGTTCACGACCACGCCGAGAATGGGCGTGCTCAGGCGGCGGAACATCGCAACGCCTCGCGTGACGTCGGCAAGCGCCACGTCCTGCGGCGTCGTCACGATGACGCCGCCGTCGAGCGGGACCTCCTGGGCCAGGGTCAGCGGGATGTCGCCCGTCCCGGGAGGCAGATCGACGATCAGGTAGTCGAGCTGGCCCCAGGCCACCCCGCGCAGAAACTGCTTGGTGGCGCTCATTGCCATGGGCCCGCGCCAGACCACCGGCGCCTGGTCGTCGAGGAAAAAGCCCATCGACATGATCGAAACGCCGTAGGCGTCCACCGGATGCATCAGGCGCTTGTCGGGGTCGGGCCTGGGCATCTCGCTGACGCCGAACATCATGGGAGCGCTTGGACCGTAGATGTCGACGTCGGCAAGGCCGACGCGGCGGCCGAGCGACTGCAGGGCCAGGGCCAGGTTGGCGGCCACCGTCGACTTGCCCACGCCGCCCTTGCCGCTGGCGACGGCGATGATGCGCTGGACCCCTTCGAGCCGCGGCTGGCGCGAGACCGACGGCTGCGGCTGCGCCTCAGGCATGGCCGACGACCCCGGCTCCAACCTGCACGCCTTCGATGACGCGGTCGGCCAGATCGACGAAGGCGGCCGCCGCTGCGCTGGCAGGCTCGGCGGCAACCACGGGCGCTCCGGCATCGCCGGCCTCACGCACGCCGCGGACGAGAGGAATCGAGCCGAGCAGGCTCAGTCCGACGCGCTGTGCCATGGCGGCGCCGCCGCCGTGGCCGAAGATGTGCGCCTCGGCACCGCAGCCCGGGCACACGTGAAAGCTCATGTTCTCGACGACACCCAGCACCGGAACCTGCGCCTGCTGAAACATTTTGAGCCCCCGCTCGACATCGGCCAGAGCGACGTCCTGGGGCGTCGTGACGATGATTCCGGCGTCCATGGCCAGGGTCTGCGTCAGCGTCATCTGGATGTCGCCGGTACCGGGCGGCAGATCCAGGACCATGACGTCGAGCTCGCCCCAGGCGACATCCATCAGGAACTGGTTCAGGGCCTTGGTCAGCATGGGCCCGCGCCAGATCAGCGGCGCCCCTTCCCCGACGAAAAACCCCATGGAAACAAGGCGGACGCCGTATCGCTCGGCCGGCACGAAGCGGCCTTCCTCATCGCTGGCGCCGGCCTGACCGGGCCCGACTCCAAACATGGTCGGCATGCTCGGGCCGTAAAGATCCGCGTCCAGAAGCCCGACACGAAGCCCCCGCCGCGCCAGCGCCACCGCCAGGTTGGAGGCGACGGTCGACTTGCCGACGCCGCCCTTGCCGCTGGCTACGGCAACGATGCGCCGGACGCCCGGCAGACCCTTGGGCCCCTTGCCCATGGCCTTGGCCAGATCGCGCGCCTGCGCCCCGGCATCGGCCTGCTGGCGCTCGATGACGACTGCCGCCGGCGGAATCCCTTGCAGAGAAGCCAGCGCCTGCTCGACTCCTGAGACGATCTGGCGGGCGACGTCCGCATTTTCCGTCAGCACGTTCAGACGGACTTCGAGGCGATCCGGCGTAAGGGCGATGCTTTTGATAACGCCGAAGGAGACGATATCTCGCGTGAAGCCGGGATACTTCACGGACTTCAGATGCTCTCGGATGTCGCTCTCGGTCATCGGTCTCCGTAAATGATGGCAGGAGCAGACCGTTTACAAACGCATCTGTGGTTTTCAATTCCTCAGAAATCTGCAATCTTAGCGGCGGCATCCAGGGACGTCCGTCGTCCGCTGAAGTCAAGCTCGAACGTACCGCCAGCCGGGGGGCTCAGGTCGAATGTACAGAGGGATTTCCTTGAACTGGGACGCCCTCTTAGGATAGACGCGAAGGTCGGCACGGCTCGCTCTGCCTGTCGTCAACACGACCAAACAGCTGGATTGAGAAGGGATAACGATGGGATTGCGACGCTTCTTCCGAAACGCGGCTCTCGGCCTCACGCTGACGACGCTCATGACTCCGACCGCGGCGTCGGCTCAGCTGTGTCCTGGTGAAGGCGAGGATTTTCCGTTCCTTTCGGATTCGGAATTCATCTGCCTGCGCACGAGCTTCCTGGCCACGCTCGAGTACTTCAACACGTTCATCGACGCCCGCCAGGACTGCTTCTTCAAGGAGATTGCGGGCGTGGAAGAGCCCGGCAAACTCGACTGCCTCGCTCCCATCACCAACGAAGAGCCGGGCACGACCAACGACGAGCAGACCGACCGTCGCCTGCGCGCGGCCGAAGCGCGCATGACGCGCCGGATCCTGACCCACTGCTCGGGCATCGACCTGACCAACCTCGGCTATCCCGGCTTCTGCTCCGATCCCGATGGCGCGCCGTACACTGCCTTCGATCACAACGTCTGCCTGCTGACGCGCGCCAAGTCGCTGGGAACGTTCCTGCTGGACGTGGAGCACCCGCCGTTCCCGGGCCATCTCTCCACCGCCGAGCAGATCTGCCAGGACACCATCGCCCGCAACTCGGCCAACATGACGCGCGCCGAAATCGAGTGGCGCGGCCGCTGCCTGCTCAAGCAGGCCGTGCGCGCCATCGACCTGCCGCCCGAGATCGACTGCCGTCGCGAGCGCGATCCTCAGGATCCCGACACCGGCCGTCCCTACACCGACGAGCGCGTGGTCGAGGCCCACAACTTCCTGCTGCGCGGCATCCCGAACAGCTGCCCGGCCATCGATCTGGAGAACCTGAACTTCCCCCATCGCTGCGAGTTCCCCGACAACGACTCGGTGTTCCCGCTGCCGGCGCTCGTGGAGTGCATGTTCGAGTTCCACCACCACGACGTGTTCCGCTTCCTCGACATCTTCTTCCCGTGCAGCAGCAAGTGCGGCAACGGGCAGCTCAACGTCGAGGAGGAGTGCGACGACGGCGACAACGAGACCGCCTCCGGCGACTTCTGCCGCATCGATTGCACGCTCATCGACTGCGGTGACACCAACGACGACGGCGTCCACGACGCCACCGACGCGCTCTACATCCTGAACGCGGCGGTGGGCCTGCAGAGCTGCACCCTGCTGATCTGCGACGTCACCGGCGATTTCCGCATCCGCGCCTCCGACGCGCTGCGCGCGCTGCAGTTCGCCGTCGGCCTGCCGGTGCTGCTGCAGTGCCCCGACGTCAGCGTCACCTGCGGCAACGGCTTCCTCGAGGTCAAGGAAACCTGCG
The genomic region above belongs to Candidatus Limnocylindrales bacterium and contains:
- a CDS encoding crotonase/enoyl-CoA hydratase family protein; amino-acid sequence: MELKQIRYVVENRVGVITLSRPDRMNAFTNRMMNEMLHVLDEAARDDSVRVLVVTGEGRAFCAGADLGAGGKTFDAEAAGEEVGLTGHRDGGGRVSLALFASRKPVIAAINGAAVGVGITMTLPMDIRVVAEDAKIGFVFARRGIVPEACSSWFLPRIVGINKAVELCVTGRVFRAADEKESGLFNYVVPADQVLPKAMELAREIADNTSAVSVALARALLWHGLGQPDPQHAHLVDSKAIFAMGRSPDAYEGVQSFLEKRQPNFTMSAWSDMPEFYPWWIEPKV
- a CDS encoding P-loop NTPase, encoding MPEAQPQPSVSRQPRLEGVQRIIAVASGKGGVGKSTVAANLALALQSLGRRVGLADVDIYGPSAPMMFGVSEMPRPDPDKRLMHPVDAYGVSIMSMGFFLDDQAPVVWRGPMAMSATKQFLRGVAWGQLDYLIVDLPPGTGDIPLTLAQEVPLDGGVIVTTPQDVALADVTRGVAMFRRLSTPILGVVVNMSGYACPKCGTRDELFGTQRSEEIGRAVGAPVLAEVPIDARVCETGDAGRPIVIAEPSHPAATAFLSLARSVEESLEKLRADLYGPEPVEITRDDAARIARVRWSDGATTEYTYGGLRGWCPCAQCQGHSGQTRFIEVDDPMLVGHEGVGRYAIRFLWADGHSTGMYSYDWLREIAEFPECRPDRADGRA
- a CDS encoding LLM class flavin-dependent oxidoreductase codes for the protein MKLGSVHIFESPPGIGDGRAIAEQMELIVRAEELGYDSAWIAEHHFSDYGVCGSPAVIMAAAAARTHRIRLASAVSVLSLHHPVRLAEEFALLDHLSDGRVEMGVGRGYQQHEFAGYGVDPATSRERFHESLELMKRLWTEPQVTHDGRYWKVAGASLRPRPLQRPHPPLWMACLSPASFEPCGRDGYHLLCAPVFGFDPAGGAAQVGDWRAGLRKSRIAPESREVGALVITYVADTRAAAEADLKDHVLWYYRTLAAQVAAAGAPSQGYETYAQARDFLATVDWDTALRRNAVICGNPDDVAAQIDRIRRACGITTYLAWTRIGGLPVDKATRSMELLSQEVLPQLNG
- a CDS encoding dienelactone hydrolase family protein, yielding MKTRSERVTVPVAGASMPAYLSRPDDGGKYPGVILFQEIFGVNHHIRAVTDRVAAEGYVVLAPEPFHRTAPGIELNYDQEGLSRGLELMQKVRPEELVADIRAAYDFLGARADVGGKGIGAMGFCFGGHLTYLAAGEVPLAAAASFYGGGIASTPATLDRTRNIRGRILCFFGENDGYIPLSDVDKIRQALAGAGVRHEVIVYPNVGHGFFCDERPDYDAGSAADAWQRVVTLFKEELS
- a CDS encoding Mrp/NBP35 family ATP-binding protein: MTESDIREHLKSVKYPGFTRDIVSFGVIKSIALTPDRLEVRLNVLTENADVARQIVSGVEQALASLQGIPPAAVVIERQQADAGAQARDLAKAMGKGPKGLPGVRRIVAVASGKGGVGKSTVASNLAVALARRGLRVGLLDADLYGPSMPTMFGVGPGQAGASDEEGRFVPAERYGVRLVSMGFFVGEGAPLIWRGPMLTKALNQFLMDVAWGELDVMVLDLPPGTGDIQMTLTQTLAMDAGIIVTTPQDVALADVERGLKMFQQAQVPVLGVVENMSFHVCPGCGAEAHIFGHGGGAAMAQRVGLSLLGSIPLVRGVREAGDAGAPVVAAEPASAAAAAFVDLADRVIEGVQVGAGVVGHA